One window of the Macaca thibetana thibetana isolate TM-01 chromosome 13, ASM2454274v1, whole genome shotgun sequence genome contains the following:
- the LOC126933811 gene encoding histidine-rich glycoprotein-like: MREKALQQKGTDACTRPGPPDTRHRARLSTSGRLLHGRAWLRRGKAPPGLLAGAKAQRAMPPGEGKGQTTKEQGLRAQKQRRSKGLYGRGILHGAQQNTLPLCTSHITHHTSHITVHTSHITHHTSQFTHHTSHITLHTSHITRHTSHITVHTSHITHHTSHFTHHTSHITRHTSHITVHTSHVTRHTSHITHHTSHVTRHTSQFTHHTSHVTHHSSHITHHTSHVTRHTSQFTHHTSHVTRHTSQFTHHTSHITRHTSHITVHTSHITRHTSHITHHTSHITVHTSHITRHTSQFTHHTSHFTRHTSHITRHTSHVTHHSSHITHHTSHITHHTSHITVHTSHITRHTSQFTHHTSHVTRHTSHVTHHTSQFTHHTSHITRHTSHITRHTSHITHYTSQFTFTA, translated from the exons ATGAGGGAGAAAGCACTTCAACAGAAAGGGACAGACGCCTGCACCCGGCCCGGTCCCCCGGACACCCGCCACAGAGCGCGTCTGTCCACATCAGGTCGGCTTCTCCATGGACG TGCCTGGCTGAGAAGGGGAAAGGCCCCACCAGGCCTCCTTGCGGGGGCCAAAGCCCAGCGAGCCATGCCTCCCGGCGAAGGGAAGGGAcagaccactaaagagcaaggactCAGAGCTCAGAAGCAGCGCCGA TCAAAGGGCCTCTATGGCCGTGGAATCCTCCATGGTGCACAGCAGAACACACTGCCACTATgcacatcacacatcacacatcacac ttcacacatcacagttcacacatcacacatcacacatcacacatcacagttcacacatcacacatcacacatcacac ttcacacatcacacatcacacgtCACACGTCACACATCAcagttcacacatcacacatcacacatcacacgtCACAC ttcacacatcacacatcacacatcacacgtCACACGTCACACATCACAGTTCACACATCACACGTCACACGTCACAC ttcacacatcacacatcacacatcacacgtCACACGTCACACATCAcagttcacacatcacacatcacacgtCACACATCAcagttcacacatcacacatcacacatcacacgtCACACGTCACACATCAcagttcacacatcacacatcacacgtCACACGTCACACATCAcagttcacacatcacacatcacacatcacacgtCACACGTCACACATCAcagttcacacatcacacatcacacgtCACAC ttcacacatcacacatcacacgtCACACATCAcagttcacacatcacacatcacacgtCACACATCAcagttcacacatcacacatcacac TTCACACgtcacacatcacacatcacacgtCACACATCACACGTCACACATCAcagttcacacatcacacatcacacgtcacacatcacacatcacacgtCACACATCAcagttcacacatcacacatcacacgtCACACATCAcagttcacacatcacacatcacacgtCACACGTCACACATCACACgtcacacatcacacatcacagTTCACACATCACACGTCACACATCACACGTCACACGTCACACATCACACgtcacacatcacacatcacacattACACATCACAGTTCACCTTCACAGCCTGA